The following proteins come from a genomic window of Populus alba chromosome 12, ASM523922v2, whole genome shotgun sequence:
- the LOC118044890 gene encoding DAR GTPase 2, mitochondrial isoform X1, translated as MGMASRSIGLKEIGEALKKAKSEWYSLHMAAASHAIAQRIPLVDFILEVRDARIPLSSHCQLLSNFPPSSLRRIIVMNKTDLANRSQLKEWTKYFEQQNCISYGVNSHNKENVKKFLNFLQAQVRELKRIDHSGHTTTMMIIGIPNVGKSALANSLHQLGRISAAEKGKLKHTIVSPHPGETKNISSLKIGSHPNIYVLDTPGILPPQIHDSEVCTKLALTGAIENLVGEKELARYFLAILNTSDAYKKWERLSTHGNDKSCTGQEVEGSSDSKLNMKRKRQYPSDHTQDFMVNRVRRTLLESISCLDGNVQNEKDLEELIEVQFTALREAFLVSLEPGNDSQTKISAKLLNLYRTGRLGHYTLDPLPL; from the exons atgggaaTGGCAAGTAGGAGTATAGGATTGAAGGAAATAGGAGAAGCATTAAAGAAAGCAAAATCAGAATGGTACTCCCTTCACATGGCAGCTGCCTCTCATGCCATCGCTCAAAGAATCCCATTAGTTGATTTCATTCTTGAAGTCAGAGATGCTCGG attcCTTTGTCATCCCACTGTCAGCTTTTGAGCAACTTCCCGCCTTCCTCTCTTCGCCGTATTATAGTAATGAACAAGACCGACCTTGCTAATCGTTCTCAACTCAAGGAGTGGACTAAGTATTTTGAACAACAAAACTGCATTTCTTATGGAGTCAATTCCCATAACAAGGAAAACGTCAAAAAG TTCCTCAATTTCTTACAAGCCCAAGTTAGAGAATTGAAAAGGATTGATCATTCCGGTCATACCACTACAATGATGATAATTGGGATACCTAATGTCGGTAAGTCGGCTCTTGCCAACTCTTTGCATCAGCTTGGGAGGATTAGTGCTGCAG AGAAAGGAAAGTTGAAACATACAATTGTGAGTCCTCATCCCggagaaacaaaaaacattagcaGTTTGAAG ATTGGTAGCCATCCCAATATTTATGTATTGGATACCCCAGGAATTTTACCTCCCCAGATTCATGACTCTGAAGTCTGCACCAAGCTAGCTTTAACAG GAGCAATTGAAAACTTGGTTGGGGAAAAAGAACTTGCTCGATATTTTCTTGCTATTCTCAACACAAGTGATGCATATAAGAAATGGGAAAGGTTATCCACACATGGTAATGACAAATCATGTACAGGGCAGGAAGTAGAAGGCTCAAGTGACTCAAAGTTAAACATGAAACGAAAAAGGCAATATCCCTCCGATCACACTCAG gATTTCATGGTGAATAGGGTACGTCGGACCCTGCTTGAATCTATTTCTTGTTTAGATGGAAATGTACAAAATGAGAAGGATTTGGAGGAGCTAATTGAAGTGCAATTCACAGCGTTGAGAGAAGCTTTCCTGGTTTCGTTGGAACCAGGCAACGATTCTCAAACCAAGATTTCAGCTAAGTTACTCAATCTTTATCGTACTGGGAGGCTTGGACACTACACTTTAGATCCTCTCCCTTTGTAA
- the LOC118044890 gene encoding DAR GTPase 2, mitochondrial isoform X2 — protein MGMASRSIGLKEIGEALKKAKSEWYSLHMAAASHAIAQRIPLVDFILEVRDARIPLSSHCQLLSNFPPSSLRRIIVMNKTDLANRSQLKEWTKYFEQQNCISYGVNSHNKENVKKFLNFLQAQVRELKRIDHSGHTTTMMIIGIPNVGKSALANSLHQLGRISAAEKGKLKHTIVSPHPGETKNISSLKIGSHPNIYVLDTPGILPPQIHDSEVCTKLALTGQEVEGSSDSKLNMKRKRQYPSDHTQDFMVNRVRRTLLESISCLDGNVQNEKDLEELIEVQFTALREAFLVSLEPGNDSQTKISAKLLNLYRTGRLGHYTLDPLPL, from the exons atgggaaTGGCAAGTAGGAGTATAGGATTGAAGGAAATAGGAGAAGCATTAAAGAAAGCAAAATCAGAATGGTACTCCCTTCACATGGCAGCTGCCTCTCATGCCATCGCTCAAAGAATCCCATTAGTTGATTTCATTCTTGAAGTCAGAGATGCTCGG attcCTTTGTCATCCCACTGTCAGCTTTTGAGCAACTTCCCGCCTTCCTCTCTTCGCCGTATTATAGTAATGAACAAGACCGACCTTGCTAATCGTTCTCAACTCAAGGAGTGGACTAAGTATTTTGAACAACAAAACTGCATTTCTTATGGAGTCAATTCCCATAACAAGGAAAACGTCAAAAAG TTCCTCAATTTCTTACAAGCCCAAGTTAGAGAATTGAAAAGGATTGATCATTCCGGTCATACCACTACAATGATGATAATTGGGATACCTAATGTCGGTAAGTCGGCTCTTGCCAACTCTTTGCATCAGCTTGGGAGGATTAGTGCTGCAG AGAAAGGAAAGTTGAAACATACAATTGTGAGTCCTCATCCCggagaaacaaaaaacattagcaGTTTGAAG ATTGGTAGCCATCCCAATATTTATGTATTGGATACCCCAGGAATTTTACCTCCCCAGATTCATGACTCTGAAGTCTGCACCAAGCTAGCTTTAACAG GGCAGGAAGTAGAAGGCTCAAGTGACTCAAAGTTAAACATGAAACGAAAAAGGCAATATCCCTCCGATCACACTCAG gATTTCATGGTGAATAGGGTACGTCGGACCCTGCTTGAATCTATTTCTTGTTTAGATGGAAATGTACAAAATGAGAAGGATTTGGAGGAGCTAATTGAAGTGCAATTCACAGCGTTGAGAGAAGCTTTCCTGGTTTCGTTGGAACCAGGCAACGATTCTCAAACCAAGATTTCAGCTAAGTTACTCAATCTTTATCGTACTGGGAGGCTTGGACACTACACTTTAGATCCTCTCCCTTTGTAA
- the LOC118044889 gene encoding uncharacterized protein, whose translation MNTSKYMDKQITELSQSQSLNFLGDDDKQEVQDGDHGFEFNTVRSLSQSLNEDLDETSFTGWSFMDPIDSAKYSAEKVGASSNAALISEIDRKMKEHVDILLHSIECLSARVSKLESKTHQIDVVDDIKELLELNQGKTDGKLREMKNILVEVQGGVQDLRDKQEIAEAQLQLAKLQMSKNNQQVEKQNVTGQAYEAPSSVSQQSHQLLPILAPATPVATAPQLPTQLLQNQTTAPPVPKQEPYNSLVVLTPDSTYQQYQVPPAQQSQPIPYNHQPYQPMPHFPQNSQLPQLPQVHPDSSTVNPQAHYPSSLHTEVPYLPAHSISQPPGRSPPLQQYNVGSTQQIYPQPPNRQYVESTLASFPAHAKTNIMDSYHYVASPCNNDNSSIKPSQPILSPPVLGGESIHKQLPTARLLPNAIPSASNVDAGSGSGGSGNRIPVDDVVDKVATLGFHRDLVRATVRKLTENGQSVDLNTVLDKLMNG comes from the exons atgaaTACTTCCAAGTACATGGATAAGCAAATCACCGAACTTTCCCAATCCCAGTCCCTCAATTTCTTGGGCGATGATGATAAACAAGAAGTACAAGATGGGGATCATGGCTTCGAATTCAACACTGTTCGCTCTCTTTCACAATCACTCAACGAAGATCTTGATGAAACCAGCTTTACG GGTTGGAGTTTCATGGATCCCATCGATTCTGCAAAATACTCTGCCGAGAAAGTTGGGGCTTCCAGCAATGCAGCATTGATTTCTGAGATCGATAGAAAGATGAAGGAGCATGTTGACATATTGCTACACTCTATTGAGTGTCTCAGTGCTCGAGTGTCTAAATTGGAAAGTAAAACGCACCAAATAGATGTTGTTGATGATATAAAGGAATTATTGGAATTGAATCAAGGGAAAACTGATGGGAAGCTAAGGGAAATGAAGAATATTCTTGTGGAG GTTCAAGGTGGTGTCCAAGATTTGAGAGATAAACAAGAGATAGCGGAGGCTCAGCTACAACTGGCAAAGCTTCAAATGTCCAAAAATAACCAGCAAGTGGAAAAGCAAAATGTCACTGGTCAAGCATATGAAGCACCTTCATCGGTCTCTCAGCAATCCCATCAGCTGCTTCCTATTCTAG CTCCAGCAACACCTGTTGCAACAGCACCACAGCTTCCCACCCAGCTCCTCCAGAACCAGACGACTGCCCCCCCTGTTCCAAAGCAAGAACCTTACAATTCACTGGTAGTTCTTACTCCAGATAGCACATATCAGCAATACCAGGTTCCTCCAGCTCAACAGTCGCAACCAATACCCTATAATCACCAACCGTATCAACCAATGCCTCATTTTCCCCAAAATTCACAGTTACCCCAACTGCCTCAAGTGCACCCAGATTCCAGTACGGTTAATCCTCAAGCCCACTATCCATCGAGTCTTCATACTGAAGTTCCTTATTTACCAGCTCATAGCATCTCTCAGCCACCTGGCAGGTCTCCACCTCTCCAACAGTATAATGTAGGTTCTACCCAGCAGATCTATCCTCAACCCCCAAACAGGCAATATGTAGAGTCTACTCTTGCAAGTTTTCCAGCACATGCGAAAACAAACATTATGGACTCTTACCATTATGTTGCTTCTCCATGCAACAATGACAATTCATCTATAAAACCATCACAACCCATACTATCTCCTCCGGTCCTGGGTGGTGAAAGCATTCACAAACAATTGCCGACTGCCCGTCTACTGCCGAATGCTATACCATCTGCCTCTAATGTGGATGCTGGATCAGGTTCTGGTGGGAGTGGAAACAGGATACCGGTTGATGATGTTGTTGACAAGGTTGCTACGCTGGGATTTCATAGAGACTTGGTGAGAGCAACAGTGAGAAAATTGACGGAGAATGGGCAGTCAGTTGACTTGAATACTGTGCTAGATAAACTGATGAATGGGTAA